AGCGGCTGCGGGCGAGTTCGGAGCCGTCCCTGCGCATGGCCGGGGAACTCCTCGCCCACCGCGACCCGGCCACCTCCGGTGACCCCACCCCCACCGGCGGTCTCGGCGACGCGGGCGCGGTCTGCGCGGTCGTCGACCCGGACGGCCTGACCACCGAACTCCTGCCGGTGGAGGTGAGCCTGGCCCCGGGCCCGACCCGCGGCCAGACCGTCGTCGACCGCCGCCGCCGTCCAGGGGAGTCCGAGATCCACGAGGGCGAGCGTGAAGTGACGCTCGTGGACGTGGGGTTGGGCGTCGACGTGGAGCGGTACGTGAAGCTGTGGCTGACGGCGGTGGAAGGGGTCTGACGGGCGGGCGGACCCGTTCGTCCTGACCGAGGGTCCGGCTAGCGCGTGTCGGCGGGCCGTGGCGCCCACCGCTGCTCCACCTTCGCGAGCCGCCAGTAGGCGATCGCCGCCGCCCACACCACCACGAACAGGCCGACGATGACGTAGCCGACGTTGTCGAGGTCGATGTCGGCGATCCAGGTGGTGAGGGCGTCGGTGAGGTCGAACTTGTCGTGCAGGACGCCGACGAGCTCGATCGTGCCGATGAAGAAGGCGACCGCGATGGACAGCCCCGTGATGGCGAGGTTGTAGAAGACCTTGCGGACGGGGTTGGAGAAGGCCCACTGGTAGGCGAAGTTCATGAACGTGCCGTCGAGGGTGTCGAACAGGCTCATGCCGGCGGCGAAGAGCAGCGGCAGACAGAGGATGGCGTACCAGGGAAGACCCGCGGCCGCACCCGACCCGGCCATCACCATCAGGGTCACTTCCGTGGCCGTGTCGAAGCCGAGCCCGAACAGGAAGCCCAGCGGAAACATCTGCCCCGGCCGGGTGATGGACTTGGTGAGCCGGCCGAGGATCCGGTTCATGAAGCCGCGGGAGTCCAGGTGCTGTTCCAGCTCCTTCTCGTCGTACGTCCCCTCCCGCATCGCCCGGAAGACCTTCAGGATGCCCATCAGGGCGACCAGGTTGAGAGCGGCGATGAGATAGAGGAACGACCCGGAGACGGTCGTACCGAGAAATCCGAGGACCTGGTGGGTACTCGACCCCTCGTTCATGACCTTCCCGGCCAGCTGGGTGCCACCGGCGATCAGCACGGCGAGCAGGACCACGACACTGGAGTGCCCGAGCGCGAACCAGAACCCCCCGGACACCGGCCGCTTGCCGTCCGCCATCAGCTTGCGCGTGGTGTTGTCGATCGCGGCGATGTGGTCGGCGTCGAAGGCGTGCCGCATACCGAGGGTGTAGGCGGTGACGCCGAGTCCGATACCGAAGGCCTTGTCGCCCACCTCGTAGTGCTCCGGGACGACCAGCAGGAAGAGGATGCCGAAGGCGACGACGTGCAGGGCGGCTATCGCGGCCATCAGACCGGCCGTCTTGACGGTGTCCTCGCGTCGCCAGCGGAAGGAGGCGGCGGCGGTCTCGGGCAGCGCGGGATCAGTCATACGGTGGTCACTCCAGCACCTCGTGGATGAACTCGTGAGCTGCCGTGGCCGGTCTCCTGGCTTACGGGTCGTGCGTTTCCCTGCCCGCCTTCCCGGCCTGATGGTGACGGCCAGTGGCTGTCCCGCGAGGGACGTGGGAGGGAAACTCCCCGATCACAGTGGCGAGGGCCGCACCGGACTGGACCTTTGAGGGGTCGTCACCGGCTTCCCGAGCACCACGGCCCGCCCACCGTAGGCGGGGGCGGGGTCTCCTGCATAGCTGCACACCTGCGCAGGTATGGAAGATCACACAGGGCTCCTGCGAGGATGAGCGCCATGCACCTCGTCCCGGCCGACCGAGCCGACCGCCGCACGATCGACGGACACCGGGTGTGCGACGCCATCGCCGCGATCGGCGACCCGGGACACGTCCGCACCTGGTCCGACCGTTTCGCCCTCCTGGCCGACCCCAACCGCCTCTCCCTGCTCCTGGCCCTGCACCGGACCGGCCCGCTGGCGGTCTCCGACCTCGCGATCGCGACGGGGATGAACGACCCCGCCGTGTCCCAGGCGCTACGGCTGCTGCGGGCGGCCGGGGTGGTGGCGGGGGAGAAGGAGGGGAGGGTGGTGCGGTACCGGGTGGTGGACGAGGCGGTGCGGGGGCTGTTGACGCAGGTGTCCTGAGGGCGAGAACCGGGTCGGGCCGTATCTCCGGTCCGTATCCGATGTCACCCCTCCGCCCCCCACCGCTCGGGCCCGCCCCCCTTCCACTCGATCCACGGCGACTGCGCCACCTCCGCCGCGTCGATCTCCAGGCCCGCTCGGCGGAGGAACTCCGCGACGTCGGTCAGGTTGTGGGCCAGGCCGAGGATCTCGCCGTCCACGCGTACGCGGCGGCCGCCGGTGGGGGACGGGGGGTGCACGATCACGCGGATCGGTCCGGACATGTCTTCAGGATCGTCCGGGGCGTACGGTCCCGCATGTCGGTCCGTCATCGCTCGAGCCGTTCGCTCGCGTTCCCGACGCCCGACCGTCCCAGGTCACGCAGTTCCCGCCACTCGGCGGGGCGCGGGCGCCCTCGCCGCCAGTGGGGATGGAAGAACACCTGGGCCGACAGCCGGTGCAGGCGTCGGCGCAGCTCGGTGTGGCCGGGGCGCTCGGCGAGCTCGTGGTAGATGGCACTCCACTCCCGCTGTGCACGGGCGAGGTCGTCGGGGAACGATCGCATGCCCGGATTCAATCATGTGTTCGATTTATTGGGCCATGGCGGGCACGGCGATGAGTTCCGGAGAGGTGCCGGGTCTACCGGGACGACGGAAGTTCATCGAGAAGCCCGGAGAACGACATGACCGCCACCTACACCTTCGACGTCTTTTCCAGTCTCGACGGCTACGCCGCGGCCGGCGGCGACTGGACCGGTTACTGGGGCAAGCAGGGACCGGAGTTGCTCGACCACCGCCTCGCCCTCTACCGCGAGGAGCAGCGGATGGTCTTCGGGGCCACCACCTACCGGGCGTTCGCGCAGATGCTGGCCGAGAGCACCGAGGATTCCGATGTGCGTGACCCCTGGGTCACCCGGATGAGGAACCTGCCGACGACCGTGGTGTCGACGACGCTGGAAGGCCCTCTCGACTGGCCGGACGCGACCGTCGTGAGCGGCGACGCCGTCGATGTCGTCGCGCGGCTCAAGAAGGAGTCCGACGTGCCGTTGCGTTCACACGGCAGTCTGTCGATGAACCGGGCGCTGATGGCCGCCGGTCTGGTCGACCGCGTGCAGGTGACGCTCTTCCCCGT
This portion of the Streptomyces canus genome encodes:
- a CDS encoding HoxN/HupN/NixA family nickel/cobalt transporter, with translation MTDPALPETAAASFRWRREDTVKTAGLMAAIAALHVVAFGILFLLVVPEHYEVGDKAFGIGLGVTAYTLGMRHAFDADHIAAIDNTTRKLMADGKRPVSGGFWFALGHSSVVVLLAVLIAGGTQLAGKVMNEGSSTHQVLGFLGTTVSGSFLYLIAALNLVALMGILKVFRAMREGTYDEKELEQHLDSRGFMNRILGRLTKSITRPGQMFPLGFLFGLGFDTATEVTLMVMAGSGAAAGLPWYAILCLPLLFAAGMSLFDTLDGTFMNFAYQWAFSNPVRKVFYNLAITGLSIAVAFFIGTIELVGVLHDKFDLTDALTTWIADIDLDNVGYVIVGLFVVVWAAAIAYWRLAKVEQRWAPRPADTR
- a CDS encoding ArsR/SmtB family transcription factor, whose translation is MHLVPADRADRRTIDGHRVCDAIAAIGDPGHVRTWSDRFALLADPNRLSLLLALHRTGPLAVSDLAIATGMNDPAVSQALRLLRAAGVVAGEKEGRVVRYRVVDEAVRGLLTQVS
- a CDS encoding dihydrofolate reductase family protein; amino-acid sequence: MTATYTFDVFSSLDGYAAAGGDWTGYWGKQGPELLDHRLALYREEQRMVFGATTYRAFAQMLAESTEDSDVRDPWVTRMRNLPTTVVSTTLEGPLDWPDATVVSGDAVDVVARLKKESDVPLRSHGSLSMNRALMAAGLVDRVQVTLFPVITGRTGLDPVFQGAADFDLELLESRTLDGHIQELVYRPTLH